A DNA window from Roseovarius sp. Pro17 contains the following coding sequences:
- a CDS encoding COQ9 family protein, translated as MQNAEIIAKMLDAAAAHVPFEGWSHAAFVASARDAGIDPTIARAALPRGAVDLALAYHTAGDAAMLGRLAQADLGDMRFRDRIAAAVRYRLEAGEREMVRRGTTLFALPQHTADGARAIWGTADRIWTALGDTSDDINWYTKRATLSGVYGSTVLYWLGDDSPGNVATWEFLDRRIDDVMQIEKIKAKAKDNKLASALMAGPMAILSHVRAPKSRSDLPGHWPPNS; from the coding sequence ATGCAGAACGCCGAAATCATAGCCAAAATGCTGGATGCCGCCGCCGCCCACGTGCCCTTTGAAGGGTGGAGCCATGCGGCCTTTGTCGCCTCTGCCCGCGACGCCGGGATTGACCCCACCATCGCCCGCGCCGCCCTGCCGCGCGGGGCCGTTGATCTGGCGCTGGCCTATCACACCGCAGGCGACGCTGCGATGCTGGGCCGACTGGCGCAGGCGGATCTGGGCGACATGCGTTTCCGCGACCGGATCGCCGCCGCCGTGCGCTATCGGCTGGAGGCGGGCGAGCGTGAAATGGTCCGCCGTGGCACGACCCTGTTCGCGCTGCCACAGCACACCGCCGACGGTGCGCGAGCGATCTGGGGCACAGCCGATCGCATCTGGACCGCGCTTGGCGACACCTCTGACGACATCAATTGGTACACCAAACGCGCGACGCTATCGGGCGTTTATGGCTCGACCGTCCTATACTGGCTGGGCGATGACAGCCCCGGCAATGTGGCGACGTGGGAATTCCTAGACCGGCGCATCGACGACGTCATGCAGATTGAGAAAATCAAGGCCAAGGCCAAAGACAACAAGCTGGCCAGCGCCCTGATGGCCGGGCCGATGGCGATCCTGAGCCATGTCCGCGCGCCCAAATCACGCAGCGACCTGCCCGGCCACTGGCCCCCAAATTCCTGA
- the dctP gene encoding TRAP transporter substrate-binding protein DctP, with translation MTVKLTLLAAAASTAIAGQALAQESWTMTTTWPSSLELIETDKHFVDLANKLTTGELTIEFFEGGSLVPAGEVFGAVESGTVQAGADWPGYWAGRDAAFSALATTPSLFNAVDYANWIQQWGGADLYNEIYGNYGMVYLPYGITNNESGFRSNEPIRNLADLQGKRLRLSGLEQGKLLERLGGSQVSMAGGEIYQSLERGVIDGAEFSTPNVDWSGGFQQVTKYWATPGWHQSASVFGVMINKASWDALSDETREKLQIAADATMMWSLAFTEKRATEAYAKFDEAVEINRYDDETLAKVQEMANEVIIEVACENPNSAKVYVSMLEYLDDYAQWRDASAPFNLGRTPNGPDVQTIKDCM, from the coding sequence ATGACTGTTAAACTGACACTTCTGGCCGCCGCCGCCAGCACCGCGATCGCGGGGCAGGCACTGGCGCAGGAAAGCTGGACCATGACGACCACATGGCCCTCGTCGCTGGAACTGATCGAGACGGACAAGCATTTCGTTGACCTCGCGAACAAGCTGACCACTGGCGAGCTGACCATCGAATTCTTTGAGGGCGGATCACTGGTGCCTGCGGGCGAGGTGTTCGGCGCGGTCGAATCCGGCACCGTTCAGGCCGGCGCTGACTGGCCGGGCTATTGGGCTGGCCGTGACGCGGCGTTTTCCGCGCTGGCAACGACGCCGTCGCTGTTCAACGCTGTCGATTACGCCAACTGGATTCAGCAGTGGGGCGGCGCGGACCTCTATAACGAGATCTACGGCAATTACGGCATGGTCTATCTGCCCTACGGCATCACCAACAACGAATCCGGCTTCCGCTCGAACGAGCCGATCCGCAACCTCGCCGACCTTCAGGGCAAGCGTCTGCGCCTCTCGGGCCTTGAGCAGGGCAAACTGCTGGAGCGTCTGGGCGGTAGCCAAGTTTCCATGGCGGGCGGCGAAATCTATCAATCGCTTGAGCGCGGCGTGATCGACGGCGCCGAATTCTCGACCCCCAACGTTGACTGGTCGGGCGGCTTTCAGCAGGTCACCAAATACTGGGCGACACCGGGCTGGCACCAGTCGGCGTCGGTATTTGGCGTGATGATCAACAAGGCATCGTGGGACGCCCTCAGCGATGAGACCCGCGAGAAACTGCAAATCGCGGCGGACGCCACGATGATGTGGTCGCTGGCCTTCACCGAAAAGCGCGCGACCGAAGCCTACGCCAAGTTCGACGAAGCGGTCGAGATCAACCGCTACGACGACGAGACGCTGGCAAAAGTGCAGGAAATGGCCAACGAGGTCATCATCGAGGTCGCCTGCGAGAACCCCAACTCGGCCAAGGTCTATGTGTCGATGCTGGAATATCTGGACGACTACGCCCAGTGGCGTGACGCGTCGGCCCCGTTCAATCTGGGACGGACACCGAACGGACCGGACGTGCAGACGATTAAAGACTGCATGTAA
- a CDS encoding TRAP transporter large permease subunit: protein MNPELIALLMFGLLVAGLFMGHPLAFVLGGTAVLTTIITGKTMVLGIVINRIFGDVLDNYTLIAIPLFVLMARFLSDSGVTDRMFEALRLLLSNVRGGLALAVVFISILLAATTGIIGASITVMGVMALRPMLQYGYAPTLTTGVIAASGCLGILIPPSIMLILMASYSPLTVGDLFAGSMIPGVLLGLSYAAYVYIISVLRPDLAPSVEPDEKISRPALIRMLLIEALPPLVLIFGILGSLLAGIATATEASAIGAGLALMIVISRGRFHWRTFYGAMLETGRTSAMILFIVVGATAFTGVFNITGGLRATQDIIRALDMEPWLLITMMMAIVFILGAFLDWTGIVLLSFPIFLPIVQEMPDVSLLWFVVLMAVVLQTSFLTPPFGYALFYLRAIAPKEVRTGHIIRGVMPFIGLIVLMCILVAAFPPLVEWLPSVLYAK, encoded by the coding sequence ATGAACCCCGAACTGATCGCCCTCCTTATGTTCGGCCTGCTGGTGGCTGGCCTCTTCATGGGTCACCCGCTGGCCTTCGTGCTGGGCGGCACTGCCGTCCTGACGACCATCATCACCGGCAAGACTATGGTGTTGGGCATTGTCATCAACCGCATATTCGGCGACGTGCTGGATAATTACACGCTGATCGCCATTCCGCTCTTTGTGCTGATGGCGAGGTTCTTATCAGATTCAGGCGTTACCGACCGAATGTTTGAGGCGCTGCGCCTGTTGCTCAGCAACGTGCGCGGCGGCCTTGCGCTGGCGGTCGTGTTCATCTCGATCCTGCTGGCGGCGACCACCGGCATCATCGGCGCGTCGATCACCGTGATGGGTGTCATGGCCCTGCGCCCGATGCTGCAATACGGCTATGCGCCCACGCTGACGACAGGTGTGATCGCGGCCTCGGGCTGCCTTGGCATCCTGATCCCGCCGTCGATCATGTTGATCCTGATGGCCAGCTATTCGCCACTAACGGTCGGTGATCTGTTCGCAGGCTCGATGATCCCCGGCGTCCTGCTGGGCCTCAGCTATGCGGCCTATGTCTATATCATCTCGGTCCTTCGCCCGGACCTGGCCCCCTCGGTCGAGCCGGACGAGAAAATCAGCCGCCCCGCCCTGATCCGGATGCTGCTGATCGAGGCACTGCCGCCGCTGGTGCTGATCTTTGGCATCCTCGGCTCGCTGCTGGCGGGCATCGCCACGGCGACCGAGGCATCGGCGATCGGCGCGGGCCTTGCCCTCATGATCGTAATATCGCGCGGCCGGTTTCACTGGCGCACCTTCTACGGCGCCATGCTGGAGACGGGGCGCACCTCGGCCATGATCCTCTTTATTGTCGTCGGCGCGACGGCGTTCACGGGCGTCTTCAACATCACGGGCGGCCTGCGCGCCACGCAGGATATCATCCGCGCGCTGGATATGGAGCCTTGGCTGTTGATCACCATGATGATGGCCATCGTCTTTATCCTTGGCGCATTTCTGGACTGGACCGGCATCGTGCTGCTATCCTTTCCGATCTTTCTGCCTATCGTGCAGGAAATGCCGGATGTCAGCCTGCTGTGGTTTGTCGTCCTGATGGCCGTCGTGCTGCAAACATCGTTCCTGACGCCACCATTCGGATACGCACTATTCTACCTGCGCGCCATCGCGCCAAAGGAAGTGCGCACCGGCCATATCATCCGCGGGGTCATGCCGTTCATCGGCCTGATCGTGCTGATGTGTATCCTCGTCGCCGCCTTTCCGCCGCTGGTGGAATGGCTGCCGAGCGTTCTCTACGCAAAATAA
- a CDS encoding TRAP transporter small permease subunit: protein MLSVIRVIDALNEVVGRIVVVVAIMFAAIIIYDVVMRYAFNDPTRWAFDVSKQLYGFYFVMLGGYALRHKAHVRVDIVTERFSHLWQRIIDVAGYVIFFFPFTYVFTTRSWDFAMKSWNQGEVTYGAIQMPVYPLKMAMCLAAALLLVQGIAEVLKIILDVDTTSEEVI from the coding sequence ATGCTGAGTGTAATCCGCGTCATCGACGCCTTGAACGAGGTCGTCGGTCGCATCGTCGTGGTCGTCGCGATCATGTTCGCGGCCATCATCATATATGACGTAGTCATGCGCTACGCGTTCAATGATCCGACACGATGGGCCTTCGACGTGTCCAAACAGCTCTACGGATTTTACTTTGTGATGCTGGGCGGCTACGCGCTGCGTCACAAGGCGCATGTGCGCGTTGATATCGTCACCGAACGCTTTAGCCACCTCTGGCAGCGCATCATCGACGTGGCGGGATACGTCATCTTCTTCTTTCCCTTCACCTATGTCTTTACCACTCGCTCATGGGATTTCGCGATGAAGTCCTGGAACCAGGGCGAAGTGACCTATGGCGCGATCCAGATGCCGGTCTATCCGCTGAAAATGGCGATGTGCTTGGCCGCGGCCTTGCTGCTGGTCCAAGGTATCGCGGAGGTGCTCAAGATCATCCTCGACGTCGACACCACATCCGAGGAAGTGATCTGA
- a CDS encoding succinylglutamate desuccinylase/aspartoacylase family protein: MQTSQPFSIAGHDIAPGTRRTVDIPVSTLSDHTPVNLSVHVVHGRKPGPVMFVSAAIHGDEVIGVEIVRRLLRAGPLRSLAGTLLAVPIVNSYGFLNNARYLPDRRDLNRCFPGGSAGSMASRLADIFMREVVLRAEIGIDLHSAAIHRCNLPQIRLTPGNDRLAEMGRAFGAPVMLNSKLREGSLRMAAEEAGVDVLLYEGGEGLRFDELAARSGMAGILRVMQTLGMVAQKGVPKARTATVMCSASRWFRAPAGGLFRSYRAIGDAVEASTVLGAVTDPFGELEVEVICDEAGIVIGRSNMPVVYEGEALFHIASTTRGEFAADGVTAQMDAEPLFDEDEIL; this comes from the coding sequence ATGCAGACCAGCCAGCCGTTTTCCATCGCAGGCCACGACATCGCTCCGGGCACACGCCGCACGGTGGATATCCCCGTCAGTACGCTGTCGGATCACACGCCGGTCAACCTGTCGGTGCATGTGGTCCACGGGCGCAAGCCTGGTCCGGTGATGTTCGTCTCGGCCGCGATTCACGGTGACGAGGTGATCGGGGTCGAGATCGTGCGCCGCCTCTTGCGTGCGGGCCCGCTGAGATCGCTGGCTGGCACGCTGCTGGCCGTGCCAATCGTGAACAGCTACGGGTTCCTGAACAATGCGCGCTATCTGCCTGACCGACGCGATCTGAACCGGTGCTTTCCCGGCGGCTCTGCGGGCTCGATGGCCTCGCGCCTCGCCGATATCTTTATGCGTGAGGTAGTCTTGCGCGCCGAAATCGGGATTGATCTGCATTCCGCTGCGATCCATCGCTGCAACCTGCCACAGATCCGCCTGACGCCGGGCAATGACCGCCTTGCCGAGATGGGCCGCGCCTTTGGTGCGCCGGTGATGCTGAACTCGAAATTGCGCGAGGGATCGCTGCGCATGGCTGCCGAAGAGGCGGGCGTCGATGTGCTGCTCTATGAGGGCGGCGAGGGCCTGCGCTTTGATGAGTTGGCCGCGCGGTCAGGGATGGCGGGCATCCTGCGCGTCATGCAGACCCTCGGCATGGTCGCGCAAAAGGGCGTGCCCAAGGCGCGCACGGCCACGGTCATGTGCAGCGCGTCCCGCTGGTTTCGCGCACCTGCGGGCGGCCTCTTTCGCAGCTACCGCGCCATCGGCGATGCGGTCGAGGCAAGCACGGTGCTGGGTGCCGTCACCGATCCGTTCGGCGAGTTGGAGGTCGAGGTGATTTGCGACGAGGCCGGCATCGTCATCGGGCGCAGCAACATGCCGGTGGTCTATGAGGGCGAGGCGCTGTTTCACATCGCCAGCACGACTCGCGGAGAGTTCGCAGCCGACGGCGTCACCGCCCAGATGGACGCCGAACCGCTGTTCGACGAGGATGAGATCCTCTGA
- a CDS encoding universal stress protein, with the protein MTTKLVVGLDGHASGERALAHASRLAELIGDCELVVTYVVEWSPFSFQTAEENEQRHKRREEEIETALERVVNPAVKKVTDAGLKARGVVRHGDVADTLIAISKDENAEQIVVARTSEGGFAQRLFGSSTSNLVMSSTVPVTVVS; encoded by the coding sequence ATGACGACGAAACTGGTAGTGGGCCTTGATGGTCACGCCTCAGGCGAGAGGGCATTGGCACACGCGAGCCGCCTTGCCGAATTGATCGGAGATTGCGAACTGGTAGTGACCTATGTCGTGGAATGGTCGCCCTTTTCGTTCCAGACGGCCGAGGAAAACGAGCAACGCCATAAGCGTCGCGAGGAAGAGATCGAAACCGCGCTGGAGCGTGTCGTCAATCCGGCGGTCAAAAAGGTAACCGATGCAGGTCTCAAGGCGCGCGGCGTCGTGCGCCACGGCGACGTTGCCGACACTTTGATCGCCATTTCCAAGGACGAGAACGCCGAGCAGATCGTCGTCGCGCGCACGTCAGAGGGCGGTTTTGCCCAGCGGCTGTTTGGCAGCTCCACCTCCAACCTCGTGATGAGCTCGACCGTGCCCGTCACCGTCGTCAGCTAA
- a CDS encoding alanine/glycine:cation symporter family protein yields the protein MNYTQKAFLAAAAIAAPAGAMAQEAASLDQKVNEAFASATGPFVNLIFAPFPGTTFPWIVMWLVVGASIFTLYFGFVQFRYFGHAIKLVKGDYADPNDAGEVSHFQALTTALSGTVGLGNIAGVAVAVGIGGPGATFWMILAGLLGMASKFTECTLAVKYRNEYPDGTVSGGPMYYMKKGFAELGLPGGGFLAIMFSIFCILGALGGGNMFQANQAHAQIAGIVGDYPGWITGLVFAGVVFAVIIGGIKSIANVTEKVVPFMGILYVGASLIIILMNYDQIGAAFGAIFAGAFTGLGVAGGLVGALIQGFKRAAFSNEAGVGSAAIAHAAVRTKEPITEGFVSLLEPLIDTVVICTMTALVITISGQLIVNPETGLFVLNEAGTAIATVGDTSGVALTSAAFGSAISWFPYVLAIAVVLFAFSTMISWSYYGLKAWTYLFGEGKTSELIFKVIFCVFIVIGAAANLGPVIDFSDAAIFSMAVVNIFALYFLMKLVRRELNSYTGRLKSGEIQAYAH from the coding sequence ATGAATTATACACAAAAGGCATTTCTCGCCGCTGCGGCCATCGCCGCACCTGCGGGCGCCATGGCCCAGGAGGCCGCGTCGCTAGACCAGAAGGTCAACGAGGCGTTCGCGAGCGCCACCGGCCCCTTCGTCAACCTGATCTTTGCCCCCTTCCCCGGCACGACGTTTCCATGGATCGTGATGTGGCTGGTCGTCGGCGCCTCGATCTTTACCCTCTATTTTGGCTTCGTTCAGTTCCGATACTTTGGCCACGCGATCAAGCTGGTCAAAGGCGATTATGCTGACCCGAATGACGCTGGCGAAGTCAGTCACTTTCAGGCGCTGACCACCGCGCTATCAGGCACCGTGGGCCTCGGTAATATCGCGGGCGTCGCGGTGGCTGTGGGTATCGGCGGGCCGGGTGCGACGTTCTGGATGATCCTCGCGGGCCTACTGGGCATGGCGTCGAAATTCACCGAATGTACGCTGGCCGTTAAATACCGCAACGAATATCCCGATGGCACCGTGTCCGGTGGCCCGATGTATTACATGAAGAAGGGCTTTGCCGAGCTGGGCCTGCCGGGTGGTGGGTTCCTCGCTATCATGTTCTCGATCTTCTGTATCCTTGGTGCGCTCGGCGGCGGAAACATGTTCCAGGCCAATCAGGCCCATGCGCAAATCGCCGGTATCGTCGGCGACTATCCCGGCTGGATCACTGGCCTCGTGTTCGCAGGCGTCGTTTTCGCCGTGATCATCGGTGGTATCAAATCCATCGCCAACGTCACCGAAAAGGTCGTGCCGTTTATGGGCATCCTCTATGTCGGTGCTTCACTGATCATCATCTTGATGAACTATGACCAGATCGGCGCCGCCTTCGGTGCGATCTTTGCCGGTGCCTTTACTGGCCTTGGCGTGGCAGGCGGCCTTGTCGGCGCGCTGATCCAGGGCTTCAAGCGGGCGGCATTCTCGAACGAGGCCGGCGTCGGCTCGGCGGCCATCGCGCACGCTGCGGTCCGCACGAAGGAGCCGATCACAGAAGGCTTTGTGTCGCTGCTGGAGCCGCTGATCGATACGGTCGTGATCTGCACGATGACTGCGCTGGTCATCACCATTTCGGGGCAGTTGATCGTTAACCCAGAAACCGGCCTCTTTGTTCTGAACGAGGCGGGTACGGCAATCGCCACTGTCGGTGACACCTCGGGCGTCGCGCTGACGTCGGCGGCGTTCGGATCGGCCATCAGCTGGTTCCCCTACGTTCTGGCGATCGCGGTCGTACTCTTTGCCTTCTCGACCATGATCTCTTGGTCCTACTATGGGCTAAAGGCGTGGACCTACCTCTTTGGCGAGGGCAAGACATCCGAGCTGATCTTTAAGGTGATCTTCTGCGTCTTTATCGTGATTGGCGCTGCGGCCAACCTTGGTCCGGTCATTGACTTCTCGGATGCGGCGATCTTCTCGATGGCTGTGGTCAACATCTTTGCGCTCTACTTCCTGATGAAACTGGTGCGGCGCGAGCTGAACTCCTACACCGGGCGCCTGAAGTCGGGCGAGATCCAGGCGTACGCTCACTAA
- a CDS encoding ABC transporter substrate-binding protein: MTESSFAHRLAVRSALPRLNAGTRATVNIGFLGPLSGPVESWGLPGLNGARIWEDWLNDAGGLLIDGQRHPVRIHAFDCGYDPDHSMEGARLMVQRHDVALLMMLGGDTFTPVRDFLMRSKVLTSTLLPSDLSPDTPWLIAPSELHPIYTVTGVDWLARAHPELRTAAICSQTDALGLPSLATYRAAFKAAGIGLSKEIRYDPDLTDPAAIVDAMMEGDPDILCWSTSYTPMVHAMTEYAYAKGFKGQIVSCTLDNYPALVARTSAEFMEGTLFQFPDFDDPMLREKAFFFNQPDMFFEEYNRRFPGSWSAVSWEYVATLEIWQAAVEKAGSLAPASVLAAMKQLGQVTHAFGPAQWWGDEMFGISNALVGDWPVVTVQGGKARIVEFGSIPAWLGRHGGLLRREMSDLGQLWEQRLANGGWAFSGTGDEQK, from the coding sequence ATGACCGAATCCAGCTTTGCCCATCGCCTCGCCGTGCGCAGCGCGCTGCCCCGCCTGAATGCAGGCACACGGGCCACGGTCAATATCGGCTTTCTCGGCCCGCTCAGCGGCCCGGTCGAAAGCTGGGGTCTGCCGGGCCTCAATGGCGCGCGTATCTGGGAGGATTGGCTGAACGATGCAGGTGGGCTGCTGATTGACGGGCAGCGGCATCCGGTGCGCATCCATGCGTTTGACTGCGGTTATGACCCCGATCATTCGATGGAGGGCGCGCGGCTGATGGTGCAGCGTCATGACGTCGCCCTGCTGATGATGCTGGGGGGCGACACGTTCACGCCGGTGCGCGATTTCCTTATGCGATCAAAGGTGCTGACCTCGACATTGCTGCCTTCGGACCTGTCGCCCGATACCCCTTGGCTGATCGCGCCCAGCGAGCTGCATCCGATCTATACCGTCACCGGCGTCGATTGGCTGGCGCGGGCCCACCCCGAGCTAAGGACGGCGGCGATATGCAGCCAGACCGATGCGCTGGGATTGCCGTCGCTGGCCACCTACCGCGCGGCGTTCAAGGCGGCGGGGATCGGCCTAAGCAAGGAAATCCGCTATGATCCGGACCTGACCGATCCGGCGGCCATCGTCGATGCGATGATGGAGGGCGATCCCGATATTTTGTGCTGGTCTACCAGCTATACTCCGATGGTCCATGCGATGACGGAATACGCGTATGCCAAGGGGTTCAAGGGGCAGATCGTGTCCTGCACCCTGGACAATTACCCAGCGCTGGTCGCGCGCACCTCGGCGGAATTCATGGAAGGCACGCTGTTCCAGTTCCCGGATTTCGACGACCCGATGCTGCGGGAAAAGGCGTTCTTCTTTAACCAGCCGGACATGTTCTTTGAGGAGTATAACAGACGCTTTCCGGGGAGCTGGAGCGCGGTCAGCTGGGAATATGTCGCCACGCTGGAAATCTGGCAGGCCGCCGTGGAAAAGGCCGGCAGCCTTGCGCCTGCCTCGGTTCTGGCCGCTATGAAACAGTTGGGGCAGGTCACCCACGCCTTTGGCCCCGCGCAATGGTGGGGCGATGAAATGTTCGGCATCTCGAACGCGCTGGTTGGCGATTGGCCGGTTGTCACCGTGCAAGGCGGCAAGGCGCGCATCGTCGAGTTCGGGTCGATCCCCGCTTGGCTGGGGCGTCATGGCGGGCTGCTACGGCGCGAGATGTCGGATCTGGGCCAGCTCTGGGAACAGCGGCTCGCCAATGGCGGCTGGGCGTTTTCCGGCACGGGGGATGAGCAGAAATAG
- a CDS encoding ABC transporter substrate-binding protein has translation MISKIMAAGLSRRTFLKSTAITAVGASLPSMSLAAGEPIKIGFLAPLTGAVAAWGKPGLDGCEIWAERVNAAGGIELSDGKHPVELVSYDNEYDPAKARTGATQLIREDNVSFIMMLGGDTWPGVQPVADKTGMLFSTLLPSDLSPDSTTLIAPTEVHPIYLVTGVDYLADTYPDAKTAVICAQDDALGLPSVATYLAAFEARDIEVLEEPLLFDPATTDFAPIVTRLMSSNPDIICLDTCYSDYVHPICEQLFQQGYKGKMISATADFYDQMIAKTSKEFMEGFIFQFPDFDDPALAGDNINFEDANGFYEAYAERHPGQWGAVSWEYASIMDLWKAAAEKAGSADPEAVITAMKEGGTGKHAFGDAKWWGTELFGIDNALVGDWPVVVIEDGKAVIKGFKSIPDWYDQHGDLLIKHMQAYDQMYDQRG, from the coding sequence ATGATTTCCAAGATTATGGCTGCGGGCCTGTCACGCCGCACCTTCCTGAAAAGCACGGCCATCACCGCCGTTGGTGCCAGCCTGCCCAGCATGTCGCTGGCCGCGGGCGAGCCGATCAAGATCGGCTTTCTTGCGCCGCTGACCGGCGCGGTCGCCGCATGGGGCAAGCCCGGCCTTGATGGCTGCGAAATCTGGGCCGAGCGTGTGAATGCGGCCGGTGGGATCGAGTTGTCGGATGGCAAGCACCCCGTCGAATTGGTCAGCTATGACAATGAGTATGACCCAGCCAAGGCGCGCACCGGCGCGACCCAGCTGATCCGCGAGGATAATGTCAGCTTTATCATGATGCTGGGCGGCGATACATGGCCCGGCGTGCAGCCTGTGGCGGACAAGACCGGGATGCTGTTCTCGACCCTCCTGCCCTCGGACCTCAGCCCCGACAGCACCACGCTGATCGCGCCGACCGAGGTGCATCCGATCTATCTGGTCACCGGCGTCGACTATTTGGCCGACACCTATCCCGATGCAAAAACTGCCGTGATCTGCGCGCAGGATGACGCTCTGGGCCTGCCGTCGGTCGCGACCTATCTGGCCGCGTTCGAGGCCCGCGATATCGAAGTGTTAGAAGAGCCGCTGCTGTTCGATCCAGCCACCACCGACTTTGCGCCGATCGTCACGCGCCTGATGTCCAGCAACCCCGATATCATCTGCCTCGACACCTGCTATTCGGACTATGTGCACCCCATCTGCGAGCAGCTGTTCCAACAGGGCTACAAGGGCAAGATGATCAGCGCGACCGCCGATTTCTATGACCAGATGATCGCCAAGACGTCCAAGGAATTCATGGAAGGCTTCATCTTTCAGTTCCCGGACTTCGACGATCCGGCACTGGCGGGCGACAACATCAACTTTGAGGATGCGAACGGCTTTTACGAAGCCTATGCCGAACGTCACCCCGGCCAGTGGGGCGCGGTTAGCTGGGAATATGCATCAATCATGGACCTATGGAAGGCCGCCGCCGAAAAGGCCGGCTCAGCCGATCCCGAGGCCGTCATCACCGCCATGAAAGAGGGCGGCACTGGCAAACACGCATTTGGCGACGCCAAATGGTGGGGCACCGAGCTGTTCGGCATCGACAACGCGTTGGTCGGTGACTGGCCCGTGGTCGTGATCGAGGACGGCAAGGCCGTCATCAAGGGCTTCAAGTCGATCCCCGACTGGTATGACCAGCACGGCGACCTGCTGATCAAGCACATGCAGGCTTACGACCAGATGTACGATCAGCGCGGCTGA
- a CDS encoding branched-chain amino acid ABC transporter permease — protein MLDLLAQTGLNAVYAASYISLVAVGLVLIFGVMGVINFAHGELFMAGAYVVVAVYADMHMPFFLAVIVGLLFVGFLGLLMERALFRPLRDNPLGGLVASIGFLMILQSLAVMGFGVRMEFIPPVTQHVIWLSDGISIPLARVYVIVASVLLLSALWYFLKRTRFGWALRASAQDPQAAELQGISIVQTARIAMFIGAGLAGIAGALTAPLISVNPHMGHSVIVTAFIVIIVGGIGSLEGAIIASVVYAFVHTFVTTFYGGVVADITGLALMLLVLIVKPTGLFGSADRA, from the coding sequence ATGCTGGATCTTCTGGCCCAGACAGGCCTGAATGCCGTCTATGCCGCGAGCTACATCTCACTTGTCGCCGTCGGCCTTGTGCTGATCTTTGGCGTGATGGGCGTCATCAACTTCGCCCATGGCGAACTGTTCATGGCGGGCGCATATGTCGTCGTCGCCGTTTATGCCGACATGCACATGCCATTTTTCCTGGCAGTCATCGTCGGACTCTTATTCGTCGGCTTTCTGGGCCTGCTGATGGAGCGGGCGTTGTTCAGGCCACTCAGGGACAACCCGTTGGGCGGGCTGGTCGCGTCAATCGGGTTTCTGATGATCCTGCAATCGCTGGCCGTCATGGGCTTTGGCGTGCGGATGGAGTTCATCCCGCCGGTGACGCAGCATGTGATCTGGCTTTCGGATGGCATCAGCATCCCGCTGGCACGCGTCTATGTCATCGTCGCATCAGTCCTGTTGCTGTCGGCCCTGTGGTATTTCCTGAAACGCACGCGGTTCGGTTGGGCGCTGCGCGCCTCGGCGCAGGATCCGCAAGCGGCAGAGTTGCAGGGTATCTCGATTGTCCAGACCGCACGCATCGCGATGTTTATCGGTGCTGGCCTTGCGGGCATAGCCGGCGCGCTGACTGCGCCGTTGATATCGGTTAATCCGCATATGGGCCATTCGGTCATCGTGACGGCGTTTATCGTCATCATCGTCGGCGGCATCGGATCACTGGAAGGTGCGATCATCGCATCGGTGGTCTATGCCTTCGTGCATACGTTCGTGACGACCTTCTACGGCGGCGTTGTCGCCGACATCACTGGCCTTGCGTTGATGCTGCTGGTCCTGATCGTCAAGCCGACTGGCCTGTTCGGGAGTGCGGATCGTGCTTAA